Proteins from a single region of Argiope bruennichi chromosome 6, qqArgBrue1.1, whole genome shotgun sequence:
- the LOC129971762 gene encoding proline-rich nuclear receptor coactivator 1-like, which produces MMETIDGGCNYMRIVQHGVHLNLNSALCSLVTPPRRTVKTKKRMSTPVDIPQLNFQSPPPCKAPENQSKSLPRGSATRYSPSRLSPSQLDGKGFYAGAKFGERPPPTELPKPPNHWVSDRENKKGSEELSCIEMTNTLKVLLKVQS; this is translated from the coding sequence ATGATGGAAACGATCGACGGAGGCTGTAACTATATGAGAATTGTTCAGCACGGCGTTCATCTTAATTTGAATTCTGCACTATGTAGTTTGGTGACACCGCCTCGTCGCACTGTAAAAACCAAGAAACGGATGTCGACGCCAGTTGATATTCCGCAGTTGAATTTCCAAAGCCCTCCGCCGTGCAAAGCACCTGAGAATCAAAGCAAATCGCTTCCAAGAGGTTCTGCGACCAGGTATAGTCCGTCCAGACTGTCACCCAGTCAGCTTGATGGTAAAGGATTCTACGCTGGTGCCAAGTTTGGGGAGAGGCCACCCCCTACAGAGTTGCCCAAACCTCCTAATCACTGGGTGAGTGATCGAGAGAACAAAAAGGGATCAGAAGAGCTGAGCTGCATCGAAATGACAAATACTTTGAAGGTTCTATTAAAAGTTCAATCATAA